The Fischerella sp. PCC 9605 genome includes the window CCGTAAAACTCGAATTACATCCTCCTTCCTGGGATGGATTTCTGGATTTGGTGCTTGTAAACGTCTAGCTAAAAGCCTGTAACGGAAAGCCCAGTAAACTCGAAAACACAGCAACAAAATGCCAATAATAGCTAAAATTATGCCGAAACCAATGCCTGGATTATTCGTTTGAGCAGTGATGTTACGGCTAAAGGAGGCAAACAATAAAGCTAAACCAGAAACACTACCGAATGCTAACTGTACCCAAAAGCTAACTCGACTTATTACGCGAAAAGTAGCGGCAAATTCTTGTTTGGTTGGTGGTTGTGAAAAAGGTTCTAAATTGTTTAACATATACACCCTTTTAGTCATTAGTTAGTCTAAAGCTGCTGCTACTTGAATAGCAAGTTTTTGAGGATTAAAGGGTTTACTGATTACACCTTTTACACCCAATTGTGTAAACTTATGTGCCTCAGTACTGCGTCCCCTAGCTGTTAGTAAAATTACAGGAATATGCTTAGTTGTCGGATTTGCTTGTAACTTTTGAAACGTGCTTGTCCCATCCATATCGGGCATCATTACATCTAAAAGGATGGCATCAGGTTGAGCAGTTTGAGCCAAGAGTAGTCCTTCACTCCCACTTTTCGCAGTCAATACCTGCCAACCCCCCATGATCTCCAAACAGGTTTGAATCAATTTACGGATGTCGTCTTCATCATCAATAACAAGGATTTGCTTGGCAGTCATCGTTATTTTCTTCCTATCTTTGAATCACCAGGTAAAAGGCGATCGCTTACTATTAAAATTTTTATAGTTTAGAAAAGCCTTAAGTTAGGAAACGAGTATATGTATCTGAAATCAAAATAATAATATTCAAGGCACCGCTGCTGTGAAGCAGCGGAGAGTGTTACTCTTTGTCAAGAAGTTACGGTTTGTAGATAAGAGATATTTAATCTACCTAATTACACTCTAAATTAGGTTTTTTATCACTACATAAAGTGTCTTGAATCTATCATTCTAGATTCCAGTAATAACTCCCTGGTATTGTTACTACAACACTTTTCAGCCGATGGAGAGCATCATGGCAAATTGCCAGAGGAGCAGTCTTACCATAAGTCTTTTTCTCTTTATCAAAGCTTACCGCAAAGGGTAGACCTGGGAAAGCATTAGACTCAGAGCGAGAGATTTCAAAGTAAGCAGATTCAGAGTTTTCCAAAACTTGACCAACTAGTTCTAAAGCCGCTCTCATATCTGTTGAATATGGGCGTTGAGGTAAATTGAACTGTTGGGATACAACCTGGTCTAAATCTGCTAGCGAGCTAAGTTGAATAGTTGCAGTACTGTACTGTGTTGTTGTTGTCATTTTATACTTTCTTGAATTCTGCTGCAACAAAGTGTTATGGTACTCATCCCTAAAGATAAGACTTAAAAGTGGAAATCTCGTGTAGAAACAGAGAATATCCAAATAAGTATCGCTAAATTTTTAGCAAACAAATCCTAAGAGATGATTTATAAAGTAAACCTTAAATTGTAGGGGAGCCAGTGCGTTGCGGTGAGTCCAGTCCCCGTCTTGGCGGTTCCCGTCACGTAGACGCGCAGCGGCTTCCCGTAAGGGTTGGGGAACTGGCGTAGACGCGCGCAGCGCGGCTTCTCGCAGAGTACCCGAAGGGAGGTTCCCTCCGTTGTAGCACCTGGCGTTGCGTTAAAGCAGCGCGTAACGCACCGTATAAAGAAAGTATTTCATGAACAACTAAGCTTTTTCTACCTAAAAAATTTTTGGACAACCCCTGCACCGCTACGGCATCCATTTCACAGCACCTGCAAGAAACGAGCGATCGCAACTAACCGTCCACACTCTCATAGCATGAATGGCTGTAATTCTCACGAAGCTTAGCTTAGAGCTTTTCTTTGTGCTATTCTAGTAAGACTTACTTTCGTAGAAATTCTGTTACAGCTTGGCTAAATTCAGCCGCTTTCTCGATGTGACACATGTGTGCACCAGGCAAAACTTTAAGCTCGGCGTTTTTGATCTCACCAGCAAGGCTTTTCACATTGTCGATTCTGATTAAGCTGTCTTCTTCAGCACCGATAACTAAAGTCGGAGATTTGATTGAACCGAGTTGCCCCCTTGTATCATGGGAAGCTACAGCCACAAATTGGCTAATCAAACCTTCTAAAGTGCCAGGATATTGAGGATTCAAAGCACTCTTGAGAACTTCCGCCAGCCGTGCTTGATCGGCGAACAATACTTCCGAAAAACAAAAACTCACTTCCCAATTAACTTGGGTTGCAAATTCCTGCCGCTCGATAGCTTCAATTTGTGACCGACAGACGAACACAGATTTCTCCGAAAACTTGGCAGCGGTAGCATATAATACGAGTCTATTGACTTTTTCGGGATAGGCTAAAGCCAACTCTTGGGCGATCGCTCCGCCCATTGACCAACCGAGAACATGAGTTTGGGAAATTTGTAAATGTTCGAGCAAAGCGGCGGCGTCATCTGCCATCAGGCGCGTTGTATAGTCGCC containing:
- a CDS encoding alpha/beta fold hydrolase gives rise to the protein MNANINGANLYYEIHGKGDPLLMIQGWGAEISNWQNVIQPLSKNFQLILFDNRGMGRSEVTPGDYTTRLMADDAAALLEHLQISQTHVLGWSMGGAIAQELALAYPEKVNRLVLYATAAKFSEKSVFVCRSQIEAIERQEFATQVNWEVSFCFSEVLFADQARLAEVLKSALNPQYPGTLEGLISQFVAVASHDTRGQLGSIKSPTLVIGAEEDSLIRIDNVKSLAGEIKNAELKVLPGAHMCHIEKAAEFSQAVTEFLRK
- a CDS encoding response regulator, which produces MTAKQILVIDDEDDIRKLIQTCLEIMGGWQVLTAKSGSEGLLLAQTAQPDAILLDVMMPDMDGTSTFQKLQANPTTKHIPVILLTARGRSTEAHKFTQLGVKGVISKPFNPQKLAIQVAAALD
- a CDS encoding DUF3611 family protein, coding for MLNNLEPFSQPPTKQEFAATFRVISRVSFWVQLAFGSVSGLALLFASFSRNITAQTNNPGIGFGIILAIIGILLLCFRVYWAFRYRLLARRLQAPNPEIHPRKEDVIRVLRIGLIVSLVGLLIAFIGSEETVAIVLSKALAQPQGVAVYNPENVIRSLDIFVMLANINMIGAHFFGGVTSLGLIEWLE